In Clostridium sporogenes, one genomic interval encodes:
- a CDS encoding methyl-accepting chemotaxis protein → MRAKKLFWNLTLKLESITYAVVMPVAIIGTMHIGKFYGQRFWSGVFSLISAIIINILIGIYIRKKTLYNNLKVLYGKRNVTEEEYGQIKKDLLKFPLKEGITMFFRWLLGVPSIMLIANLFMKIDLVQYFVAFLIGLSLSFTGFMTNYLNSEKLLINIFIEKKLNTYKIDENNYIKFTIGNKIYGAIFSMLILVSFSYLYTSYNIYINTIRVSPLVYYCACLAMMIYVVAVFSYIFSNNIRTNINQMEKAINKISNKDLSIELARITSDEIGNINRDVDVMKENLKDFIKNILTQSEETVNFVQHLTKTSEENTNAMNEISTSVEDLAKGASIQAQDSYQAVEKLSTLGQEIDKTSENSNNVRNYMNEVRQASKGGISAIDNLVGRLKENIGVSKYISNNIKDLALKSSSIGDIVATINNIANETNLLALNASIEAARAGEAGKGFSVVADQIKKLAEQTEVATKNVKTIVEEMQGEISKAEENEEKSEIIIKNTSEASNEAINSFQVINKSVDEMINETYVLIESIKNIDEEKNSVHAFVENISSVSEETASATEEVSVIVEQETVTINDLATMSAKLESLAKNLKDEVNKFNLD, encoded by the coding sequence ATGAGGGCTAAAAAGTTATTTTGGAATTTAACTCTAAAATTAGAGAGTATAACCTATGCAGTAGTTATGCCAGTAGCAATTATAGGAACTATGCATATAGGGAAATTTTATGGACAAAGATTTTGGTCAGGAGTCTTTTCTTTAATATCAGCTATAATTATTAATATACTTATAGGAATATATATAAGAAAAAAGACTTTATATAATAATTTGAAAGTTTTGTATGGAAAAAGAAATGTTACAGAGGAAGAATATGGGCAAATAAAAAAGGATTTATTAAAGTTCCCTTTAAAAGAGGGAATAACTATGTTTTTTAGATGGTTACTAGGGGTACCTAGCATAATGTTAATAGCTAATTTATTTATGAAAATAGATTTAGTTCAGTATTTTGTAGCTTTCTTAATAGGCTTGAGCTTATCTTTCACAGGTTTTATGACTAATTATTTAAATTCAGAAAAATTACTTATAAATATATTTATAGAAAAGAAATTAAATACATACAAAATAGATGAAAATAATTATATAAAATTTACTATTGGTAATAAAATATATGGTGCTATTTTTAGCATGTTAATATTGGTTAGTTTTTCATATTTATATACATCATACAACATATATATTAACACTATTAGAGTTAGTCCATTAGTTTATTATTGTGCTTGCTTAGCAATGATGATATATGTGGTAGCAGTATTTTCTTATATATTTTCAAATAATATAAGAACTAATATAAATCAAATGGAAAAAGCTATAAATAAAATATCAAATAAAGATTTATCTATAGAACTAGCAAGAATAACTTCAGATGAAATAGGAAATATAAATAGAGATGTGGATGTTATGAAAGAAAATCTTAAAGATTTTATAAAAAATATATTAACACAGTCAGAAGAAACAGTTAATTTTGTTCAGCATTTAACTAAAACTTCAGAAGAAAATACTAATGCCATGAATGAAATTTCAACTTCTGTAGAAGATTTAGCTAAAGGGGCTTCTATTCAAGCACAAGACTCATATCAGGCTGTAGAAAAATTGTCTACATTAGGACAAGAAATAGATAAAACAAGTGAAAATTCTAATAATGTAAGAAATTATATGAATGAAGTTAGACAAGCATCAAAAGGTGGTATAAGTGCTATAGATAACTTAGTAGGAAGGCTAAAGGAAAATATAGGGGTATCTAAATATATATCTAATAATATAAAAGATTTAGCTTTAAAATCTTCATCTATAGGTGATATAGTGGCTACTATAAATAATATAGCAAATGAAACAAATTTATTAGCTTTAAATGCAAGTATAGAAGCAGCTAGAGCAGGTGAAGCAGGTAAAGGTTTTTCTGTAGTTGCAGATCAAATAAAGAAATTAGCAGAACAGACAGAAGTAGCTACTAAAAATGTAAAAACTATAGTAGAAGAAATGCAAGGAGAAATATCAAAAGCAGAAGAAAATGAAGAAAAATCAGAAATAATAATAAAGAATACATCAGAAGCATCTAATGAAGCTATAAATTCATTTCAGGTAATAAATAAATCTGTAGATGAAATGATTAATGAAACTTATGTATTGATAGAAAGTATAAAGAATATAGATGAAGAAAAAAATAGTGTACATGCATTTGTGGAAAATATATCTAGTGTATCGGAAGAAACAGCATCCGCTACTGAGGAAGTAAGTGTTATAGTTGAACAAGAAACAGTTACTATAAATGATTTAGCTACAATGTCGGCAAAATTAGAAAGTTTAGCTAAAAACTTAAAGGATGAAGTAAATAAATTTAATTTAGATTAG
- a CDS encoding ferritin-like domain-containing protein yields the protein MDELDIINENQLGIAAQNENIKTDLEGQFRAETGEVGLYMAMARVAQRQGFPEIAEVLKVIAIEEAEHAARYAELNGKISDCTKENLQKMLQGEIGSNKMKKSLAIKAKEENIDEVHDFIDEASRDEARHAKMLKGLLDRYFK from the coding sequence ATGGATGAATTAGACATAATAAATGAAAACCAATTAGGTATAGCTGCTCAAAATGAAAATATTAAAACTGATTTAGAAGGCCAATTTAGAGCTGAAACTGGGGAAGTTGGACTATATATGGCAATGGCAAGAGTAGCTCAAAGACAAGGTTTCCCAGAAATAGCGGAGGTATTAAAAGTAATTGCTATAGAAGAGGCAGAACATGCAGCGAGGTATGCAGAATTAAATGGAAAAATTTCTGACTGTACAAAAGAAAACTTACAAAAAATGCTACAGGGCGAGATAGGATCAAATAAAATGAAGAAATCTTTAGCTATAAAGGCTAAAGAAGAAAATATAGATGAAGTACATGATTTTATAGATGAAGCTTCTAGAGATGAAGCAAGACATGCAAAGATGTTAAAGGGATTATTAGATAGATATTTTAAATAA
- the recQ gene encoding DNA helicase RecQ — MLEEAKNLLKKHFGYNEFRKAQEKVIESILKKEDTVAIMPTGAGKSICYQIPALIFEGVTVVISPLISLMKDQVDSLKEVGIEATYINSSLNNLEIEERIFNAREGLYKLIYIAPERLESDSFVRSLNNLNIALVAVDEAHCVSQWGHDFRPSYTKISNFIRKLSKRPIVTAFTATATETVRRDILNSLELQEPKVFVTGFDRENLSFSVIKGEDKEKFIFDYLENNIGKVGIIYTSTRKEAESLYNKINKKGYKVGVYHAGLNDEERKRTQEDFSFDNIEIIVATNAFGMGIDKSNVRFVIHHNIPKNMEAYYQEAGRAGRDGEESECILLFSPNDIRLQKYFIDESFLSPERKNNEYNKLRAMVDYCYTSKCLRSYILEYFGEEPLEQKCNNCSTCNDNREEKDITLEAQKIFSCVYRMKERFGVNMVADVLRGSKNKKLLSLDLDGLSTYGIMEEFTQKDIVALMNKLIADDYMVTTDDKFPVVRLRQKSYDVLKGKETVAIKVSKIEKKVKADNELLDRLKQLRKAISQEESVPPFMIFPDATLKELSEYMPTKEEDLLKIKGIGERKAEVYGERFIKAIIEYMDEKGIDINNMDNYEGTKSNKESKIKTHVLSYNLYKEGKSIKEIADERNLKAITIQEHLFKCLSEGMEVDLDNFIKKDYERLILDTIKKVGGTKLKPVKDELPPEVDYMCIKSVWYKYKDII, encoded by the coding sequence ATGTTAGAGGAAGCTAAAAATTTACTAAAAAAACATTTTGGATATAATGAATTTAGGAAGGCTCAAGAAAAAGTAATAGAAAGTATTTTGAAAAAGGAAGATACAGTAGCTATTATGCCTACGGGAGCAGGAAAATCTATATGTTATCAAATACCTGCATTAATTTTTGAAGGGGTAACGGTAGTAATATCTCCTCTTATTTCTCTTATGAAAGATCAAGTAGATTCCTTAAAAGAAGTTGGAATAGAAGCTACATATATAAATAGTTCTCTAAATAATTTAGAAATAGAAGAAAGAATATTTAATGCGAGGGAAGGACTTTATAAGCTTATTTATATAGCTCCAGAAAGATTAGAATCTGATAGTTTTGTAAGAAGTTTAAATAATTTAAATATAGCTTTGGTAGCGGTAGATGAGGCACATTGTGTATCTCAATGGGGACATGATTTTAGACCCAGCTATACGAAAATAAGTAATTTTATAAGAAAATTATCTAAAAGACCTATTGTAACAGCCTTTACAGCTACAGCCACAGAAACCGTTAGAAGAGATATATTAAATAGTTTAGAACTTCAAGAGCCTAAGGTATTTGTAACAGGCTTTGATAGGGAAAATTTAAGTTTTTCTGTTATAAAGGGAGAAGATAAAGAGAAATTTATATTTGATTATTTGGAAAATAATATAGGCAAGGTAGGTATAATATACACATCTACAAGAAAAGAGGCAGAAAGTTTATATAACAAAATAAATAAAAAAGGTTATAAAGTGGGAGTATATCATGCAGGATTAAATGATGAAGAAAGAAAAAGAACCCAAGAGGATTTTTCTTTTGATAATATAGAAATAATAGTAGCTACTAATGCATTTGGTATGGGTATAGACAAATCCAATGTAAGATTTGTTATACATCACAATATACCTAAAAATATGGAAGCCTATTATCAAGAAGCAGGTCGTGCTGGGAGGGATGGAGAAGAAAGTGAATGTATATTATTATTCTCTCCTAATGATATTCGACTTCAAAAATATTTTATAGATGAAAGCTTTTTATCTCCGGAAAGAAAAAATAATGAATATAATAAATTAAGAGCTATGGTGGATTATTGCTACACTTCAAAATGTTTAAGATCCTATATATTAGAATATTTTGGGGAAGAACCTTTAGAGCAAAAATGTAATAATTGTAGTACTTGCAATGATAATAGAGAAGAAAAGGATATAACCTTAGAAGCGCAAAAGATATTTTCCTGTGTTTATAGAATGAAGGAACGTTTTGGGGTAAATATGGTAGCGGATGTACTTAGAGGGTCAAAAAATAAAAAGCTTTTATCCTTAGATTTAGATGGTTTATCCACTTATGGTATTATGGAGGAATTTACTCAGAAGGATATAGTGGCTTTAATGAATAAACTAATAGCAGATGATTATATGGTAACTACAGATGATAAATTTCCCGTTGTAAGATTAAGACAAAAATCTTATGATGTGTTAAAAGGAAAAGAAACTGTAGCTATAAAGGTTAGTAAAATAGAGAAGAAAGTAAAAGCAGACAATGAGTTGTTAGATAGACTAAAGCAGTTAAGAAAAGCAATATCTCAAGAGGAATCCGTACCACCATTTATGATATTCCCAGATGCTACCTTAAAAGAGCTTAGTGAATACATGCCTACGAAAGAGGAAGATTTATTAAAAATTAAAGGTATAGGTGAAAGAAAAGCTGAGGTTTATGGAGAAAGGTTTATAAAAGCTATTATAGAATATATGGATGAAAAGGGAATAGATATTAATAATATGGATAATTATGAAGGTACTAAAAGTAATAAGGAGTCTAAAATAAAGACCCATGTATTAAGCTATAACCTATATAAAGAAGGAAAAAGCATAAAAGAAATTGCAGATGAGCGGAACCTAAAGGCTATAACTATACAAGAGCATTTATTTAAGTGTCTGTCAGAAGGTATGGAAGTTGATTTAGATAATTTTATAAAAAAAGATTATGAGAGGCTCATATTAGATACTATAAAAAAGGTTGGTGGAACAAAGCTAAAACCAGTAAAGGATGAATTGCCACCAGAAGTGGATTATATGTGTATAAAATCCGTATGGTATAAATATAAAGATATAATTTAA